A region of Brevundimonas sp. NIBR10 DNA encodes the following proteins:
- a CDS encoding MarR family transcriptional regulator, with amino-acid sequence MRLKYSVHGDRMKSEKAAPRTLEQPFQGLMAFQLRQASVLVTADLGERLAGLSLTMTNLSVLLMIQANPGVTQTELGKALVIQRANLAPITATFAARGLIKRDQIDGRSHGLSLTNAGANLAERAWEHVTANEMHLLHRMTAVERAAIVGLLQSLRPKQPGHLQGSPL; translated from the coding sequence GTGCGGCTCAAGTACTCTGTTCATGGTGACAGGATGAAAAGCGAAAAAGCCGCGCCAAGGACGCTTGAGCAACCATTTCAAGGGCTCATGGCCTTCCAGCTGCGGCAGGCGTCGGTGCTGGTCACGGCCGATCTGGGCGAGCGTCTCGCAGGCCTGTCGCTGACCATGACCAATCTTTCGGTCCTGCTGATGATCCAGGCCAACCCCGGCGTAACTCAAACCGAGCTTGGCAAGGCGCTGGTCATCCAGCGCGCCAACCTGGCCCCGATAACAGCGACTTTTGCGGCACGTGGGCTGATCAAGCGGGACCAGATCGACGGCCGGTCACACGGCCTGAGCTTGACCAATGCAGGCGCAAACCTGGCCGAGCGTGCGTGGGAACATGTCACGGCGAACGAAATGCATCTGTTGCACCGCATGACTGCCGTGGAACGTGCCGCCATCGTCGGCCTGTTGCAGTCGCTGCGACCCAAACAGCCAGGCCACCTCCAAGGCTCGCCTCTGTGA
- a CDS encoding Mrp/NBP35 family ATP-binding protein has translation MTDPAPLTKDAVVAVLDAIPDPKSGRGLVASGVAQGLTVAADRAGFVIEVAPSDTALYAPVRDAAEAALRAMPGMTRVSVILTAESAPAARPRRGAGLSPAAVEQGRPRAPVPTDRPAHVRRVIAVASGKGGVGKSTVAVNLACALAARGLSVGILDADVHGPSIPTMLALSGKPDYVDGMIEPHLAHGLKAMSVGFLTKADDAMIWRGPMASQALTQMLTQTRWGTEHAPLDILVVDMPPGTGDIQLTLIQKTPLDGVVIVSTPQEVALADARRAHTLFTKVGVPTLGLIENMSGDVFGRGGAEAEAARLNIPYLGDLPLAASVRQGGDAGVPVVVADPDGEAASRFAAIAKVVAA, from the coding sequence ATGACCGACCCCGCCCCCCTGACCAAAGACGCCGTCGTCGCTGTCCTTGACGCCATCCCCGATCCGAAATCTGGCCGGGGTCTGGTCGCGTCGGGCGTGGCACAGGGTCTGACCGTCGCCGCCGACCGCGCCGGCTTCGTGATCGAGGTCGCCCCCTCCGACACCGCCCTCTATGCCCCCGTCAGGGACGCCGCCGAGGCCGCGCTCAGGGCCATGCCCGGCATGACCAGGGTCTCGGTCATCCTGACCGCCGAGTCCGCGCCCGCCGCGCGCCCACGACGCGGTGCCGGCCTGTCGCCCGCCGCCGTCGAACAGGGCCGGCCCCGGGCCCCCGTCCCGACTGACCGCCCCGCCCACGTCCGCCGCGTCATCGCCGTGGCCAGCGGCAAGGGCGGCGTCGGCAAGTCCACCGTCGCGGTCAACCTGGCCTGCGCCCTGGCCGCGCGGGGACTGAGCGTCGGCATCCTCGACGCCGACGTCCACGGCCCGTCCATCCCGACCATGCTCGCCCTGTCGGGAAAGCCCGACTACGTCGACGGCATGATCGAACCGCATCTGGCCCATGGCCTGAAGGCCATGTCCGTCGGCTTCCTGACCAAGGCCGACGACGCCATGATCTGGCGCGGCCCCATGGCCTCCCAGGCCCTGACCCAGATGCTGACCCAGACCCGCTGGGGAACGGAGCACGCGCCGCTGGACATCCTGGTCGTCGACATGCCCCCCGGCACCGGCGACATCCAGCTGACCCTGATCCAGAAGACCCCCCTGGACGGCGTCGTCATCGTCTCCACCCCGCAAGAGGTCGCCCTCGCCGATGCCCGCCGCGCCCACACCCTGTTCACCAAGGTCGGCGTCCCGACGCTGGGCCTGATCGAGAACATGTCCGGCGATGTTTTCGGTCGCGGCGGGGCCGAGGCCGAGGCCGCGCGCCTGAACATCCCCTACCTCGGCGACCTGCCGCTCGCCGCTTCGGTGCGACAGGGCGGGGATGCGGGCGTGCCGGTGGTCGTCGCCGATCCCGACGGTGAGGCGGCCTCGCGGTTCGCGGCAATCGCAAAGGTCGTCGCGGCCTGA
- the miaA gene encoding tRNA (adenosine(37)-N6)-dimethylallyltransferase MiaA, translated as MPDRQITLIAGPTASGKSRLALDMAARTGAVIINADSQQLYADLRVLSARPSVEDEAAAEHRLYGVADAADAWSVGRWSRAVLEILAELKTQKRPALIVGGTGLYFTALTKGLADIPEVPAAAREEAMALYDTEGEAAFRLRLTALDPPAEAAIAPGDRQRLTRAWAVGRATTRSLSDWQASTHPLLARETYDRIVVEPERPDLYARCDARVGLMVEQGALEEVRALVARSLDPALPAMKAVGVREFAGHLKGETTLDQAMTAARQATRNYAKRQLTWFRNQTPDWPRA; from the coding sequence TTGCCCGATCGCCAGATCACATTGATCGCCGGCCCGACCGCCTCGGGCAAGTCGCGGCTGGCGCTCGACATGGCCGCCCGAACAGGCGCGGTCATCATCAACGCCGACAGCCAGCAGCTGTACGCCGATCTGAGGGTGCTGAGCGCAAGGCCCTCGGTCGAAGACGAGGCGGCGGCTGAGCACCGGCTGTACGGAGTGGCCGACGCGGCCGACGCCTGGTCGGTCGGGCGCTGGTCACGGGCCGTGCTGGAGATCCTGGCCGAGTTGAAGACACAGAAGCGGCCGGCGCTGATCGTCGGCGGGACGGGCCTGTATTTCACCGCCCTGACCAAGGGGCTGGCCGACATCCCCGAGGTGCCCGCTGCCGCGCGCGAGGAGGCGATGGCGCTGTATGACACCGAGGGGGAGGCTGCGTTCCGGCTGAGACTGACCGCGCTGGATCCGCCCGCCGAGGCCGCCATCGCGCCGGGGGACCGGCAACGGTTGACCCGGGCCTGGGCCGTCGGGCGGGCGACGACTCGGTCGCTGTCGGACTGGCAGGCGTCCACCCATCCGCTGCTGGCGCGCGAGACCTATGACCGGATTGTGGTCGAGCCAGAGCGGCCGGATCTCTATGCCCGCTGCGACGCGCGGGTCGGGCTTATGGTCGAACAGGGCGCGCTGGAGGAGGTGCGGGCGCTTGTGGCGCGGAGCCTCGACCCTGCCCTGCCCGCGATGAAGGCGGTGGGTGTGCGGGAGTTCGCAGGCCATCTGAAGGGTGAGACGACGCTGGATCAGGCCATGACCGCCGCGCGTCAGGCGACGCGGAACTATGCCAAGCGCCAGCTGACCTGGTTCAGGAACCAAACGCCGGACTGGCCCCGGGCCTGA
- a CDS encoding DUF2171 domain-containing protein, translated as MVDASLIKEHLEVVGSDGGHVGRVDHVHGDTIELAKLDFAGGFKHHMIPVSWVDHVDEHVHLNVTEDDAKARWSEKPH; from the coding sequence ATGGTAGACGCCTCGCTCATCAAGGAACACCTCGAAGTCGTCGGCTCCGACGGCGGCCATGTCGGCCGCGTCGATCACGTCCACGGCGACACCATCGAACTGGCCAAGCTCGACTTCGCCGGCGGCTTCAAACACCACATGATTCCCGTCAGCTGGGTCGATCACGTCGACGAACACGTCCACCTCAACGTCACCGAAGACGACGCCAAGGCCCGCTGGAGCGAAAAGCCCCACTGA
- a CDS encoding DUF4169 family protein has translation MGEIVNLNRARKARDKAADKAVAVANRAAHGRTKADRQKAEAERDRAARLLDGAKRED, from the coding sequence ATGGGCGAGATCGTCAATCTGAACCGGGCCAGGAAGGCGCGCGACAAGGCTGCGGACAAGGCGGTCGCCGTGGCCAATCGCGCCGCGCACGGCCGGACCAAAGCCGATCGTCAGAAGGCGGAGGCCGAGCGCGACCGGGCGGCGCGCCTGCTCGACGGCGCCAAGCGGGAGGACTGA
- a CDS encoding glycine zipper 2TM domain-containing protein — MKKRFLAVAVLVVGGLASAGCATTDGYASACERDYAYNRDRATASGALLGAAAGAAIAGPGDRERGAAIGAAIGGLLGRELSAEDDPCGYGFGGYNRDGRYGRERVFWQENGRRW, encoded by the coding sequence ATGAAGAAGCGATTTTTGGCAGTGGCGGTCTTGGTGGTCGGAGGCCTGGCCAGTGCCGGGTGCGCGACGACGGACGGTTATGCGTCGGCGTGCGAGCGCGACTATGCCTACAACCGGGACCGGGCAACGGCGTCGGGAGCCCTGCTGGGCGCGGCGGCCGGGGCGGCCATAGCCGGGCCCGGCGACCGGGAGCGCGGGGCGGCGATCGGCGCGGCGATCGGCGGGTTGTTGGGGCGTGAACTGTCAGCCGAGGACGATCCCTGCGGTTATGGCTTCGGCGGGTACAATCGCGACGGCCGATATGGACGCGAACGCGTCTTCTGGCAGGAAAACGGAAGGCGCTGGTAG
- a CDS encoding MarR family transcriptional regulator — MKTKTLAPLTEEIGSANAVLNFDGLDEVLGFHVRQAQGTMHRRLIETLASIDLTQKQAGALWLVGANPGTSQIGIGGALRMDRATTMAIIDRLEGRTLVVRQRSTVDRRRHELYLTPEGQKLLVQVKKLSREHELKFSERFTAEELKSLIDLLGRIYG, encoded by the coding sequence ATGAAGACCAAGACCCTTGCTCCACTGACCGAGGAAATCGGCAGTGCCAACGCCGTTCTAAACTTCGATGGGCTGGACGAGGTATTGGGGTTTCATGTCCGGCAGGCCCAGGGGACAATGCATCGCCGCCTGATCGAGACCCTAGCTTCCATCGACCTGACCCAAAAGCAGGCGGGAGCCCTTTGGCTGGTGGGGGCCAATCCTGGCACGTCGCAGATCGGTATCGGCGGCGCGCTGCGGATGGACCGGGCCACGACCATGGCCATCATCGATCGGCTGGAGGGCCGCACCCTGGTCGTGCGCCAACGTTCGACGGTCGATCGCCGCCGCCACGAGCTGTACCTTACGCCTGAGGGACAGAAGCTGCTGGTGCAGGTCAAGAAGCTGTCACGCGAGCACGAGTTGAAGTTCTCGGAACGGTTCACGGCCGAGGAGCTAAAGAGTCTGATCGACCTGCTGGGTCGCATCTACGGCTGA
- a CDS encoding AMP-binding protein, which yields MGPIDDTAFQARRQPDALAAVDLASGRRWTYAELDRAVGRCADLLRHRHGCSLGDRVASLAKNRVELIILHLACARAGLTYVPLNWRLSGPEIAVLVADAEPRLIVGDGALGDLAPIDVTLDDLAQQIDGHGTMLAETADPERVSLILFTSGTSGTPKGVMLSERAQRQTAINFSLLGQVDARSRILIGTPMFHIIGLITSVRPIVMQGGVMLVSDGFEPGRTLARLSDPNLAVTHYFCVPQMADRIRAQPEFDGSRLGHMTALFTGGAPHPAASIMAWLDAGVPVVDGFGMSEAGTVLGMALDPTIIAAKAGAAGIPAPGTELRLVDASENDVRPGEPGELLLSGPNLFSGYWRRPDEMARAFTADGWFRTGDIAVCDADGYLTIVDRRKDMYISGGENVYPAEIEAALADFPGLIEVAIVGVPDARWGEVGVCAMSHVDADETLAERVRTHLASRLAGYKLPRHVLVVEALPRTGSGKVRKGDLRTLCLARLEASDDAASPVG from the coding sequence ATGGGGCCGATCGACGATACGGCCTTTCAGGCCCGCCGCCAGCCCGACGCGCTCGCGGCGGTCGACCTCGCCTCGGGACGACGCTGGACCTATGCCGAACTGGACCGCGCGGTCGGGCGGTGCGCCGATCTGCTGAGGCATCGCCACGGCTGCAGCCTGGGCGACCGCGTCGCCTCACTGGCGAAGAACCGGGTCGAGCTGATCATCTTGCATCTGGCCTGTGCCCGGGCAGGATTGACCTATGTGCCGCTGAACTGGCGACTTAGCGGCCCGGAGATCGCGGTGCTGGTCGCGGATGCCGAGCCGCGCCTGATCGTCGGCGACGGCGCACTGGGGGACCTCGCGCCGATCGATGTGACGCTGGACGACCTCGCGCAGCAGATCGACGGGCACGGCACGATGTTGGCCGAGACTGCTGACCCCGAGCGCGTGTCGCTGATCTTGTTTACCTCGGGTACGTCCGGCACGCCAAAGGGCGTGATGCTGAGCGAGCGCGCACAGCGCCAGACCGCCATCAACTTCAGCCTGCTGGGCCAGGTCGATGCCCGGAGCCGAATCCTGATCGGCACCCCGATGTTCCACATCATCGGTCTGATCACGAGCGTGCGGCCGATCGTGATGCAGGGCGGGGTCATGTTGGTCTCGGACGGGTTCGAGCCGGGGCGGACGCTGGCCCGTCTATCCGATCCGAATCTGGCGGTGACCCACTATTTCTGTGTGCCACAGATGGCGGATCGCATCCGCGCGCAACCCGAATTCGATGGCAGCCGCCTCGGCCATATGACCGCCCTGTTCACGGGCGGCGCGCCTCACCCGGCGGCGTCGATCATGGCCTGGCTCGATGCCGGCGTACCCGTCGTCGACGGGTTCGGCATGAGCGAGGCGGGCACGGTCCTGGGCATGGCGCTCGATCCGACAATCATCGCGGCCAAGGCCGGGGCAGCGGGCATCCCGGCACCGGGGACCGAGTTGCGCCTGGTGGATGCGAGCGAAAACGATGTGCGGCCGGGTGAGCCGGGCGAGTTGCTGCTGAGCGGCCCCAATCTGTTCAGCGGCTACTGGCGGCGGCCGGACGAGATGGCTCGGGCCTTCACCGCCGACGGCTGGTTCCGGACCGGAGACATCGCTGTCTGCGACGCCGACGGCTATCTGACCATCGTCGATCGCCGCAAGGACATGTACATTTCCGGGGGCGAGAACGTCTATCCGGCCGAGATCGAGGCGGCGCTGGCCGATTTCCCCGGCCTGATCGAGGTCGCCATCGTCGGCGTGCCCGATGCTCGCTGGGGCGAGGTCGGCGTGTGCGCCATGTCGCACGTGGACGCCGACGAAACCCTGGCCGAGCGGGTCCGTACTCATCTGGCGAGTCGGCTGGCCGGCTATAAGCTGCCCCGGCACGTCCTGGTGGTGGAGGCCCTTCCGCGCACCGGCTCGGGCAAGGTCAGGAAGGGCGACCTGCGTACCCTGTGTCTGGCGCGGCTGGAGGCAAGTGACGACGCGGCGTCGCCGGTTGGCTGA
- a CDS encoding p-hydroxycinnamoyl CoA hydratase/lyase, giving the protein MTDDPNVATYQIEDGIAWVSFNRPDKRNCMSPNLNRRMGEILDELEYRTDFGVLVLKGEGTAWSAGMDLKEYFRETEAKGIGATRQAQREAYGWWRRLRWYNKPTIAMVNGWCFGGGYGPLYSCDLAIAADEAQFALSEINWGILPGGGATKVVVDLMPMRDAMYHAMTGELIDGKKASEWRLVNESVPLASLETRVRELAAILLKKNPVALKATKDAVRRVKEMTYDNAEDYLIRAQEAANSYDNEGRKEGIKQFIDDKSYKPGLGAYELKQKSA; this is encoded by the coding sequence ATGACCGACGATCCGAACGTTGCCACCTACCAGATCGAAGACGGGATCGCTTGGGTCAGCTTCAATCGGCCTGACAAGCGCAACTGCATGTCGCCCAACCTGAACCGTCGCATGGGCGAGATCCTGGACGAACTGGAATACCGCACCGACTTTGGCGTGCTGGTGCTGAAGGGCGAGGGCACGGCCTGGTCGGCGGGCATGGATTTGAAGGAGTATTTCCGCGAGACCGAGGCCAAGGGTATCGGGGCAACTCGTCAGGCCCAGCGCGAGGCCTATGGGTGGTGGCGTCGCCTGCGCTGGTACAACAAGCCGACGATCGCCATGGTCAATGGCTGGTGCTTCGGCGGCGGGTATGGCCCGCTGTATTCCTGCGATCTGGCCATCGCGGCCGACGAGGCCCAGTTCGCCCTGTCCGAGATCAACTGGGGCATCCTGCCTGGTGGTGGCGCGACAAAGGTCGTCGTCGATCTGATGCCGATGCGCGACGCCATGTACCATGCAATGACCGGCGAACTGATCGACGGCAAGAAGGCCTCGGAATGGCGTCTGGTCAACGAGAGCGTGCCGCTCGCCTCGCTGGAGACCCGCGTGCGCGAGCTCGCCGCCATCCTGCTGAAGAAGAATCCCGTGGCCCTCAAGGCAACCAAGGACGCCGTCCGCCGGGTCAAGGAGATGACCTACGACAACGCCGAGGACTATCTGATCCGGGCGCAGGAGGCGGCGAACTCCTACGACAACGAGGGCCGCAAGGAAGGCATCAAGCAGTTCATCGACGACAAGAGCTACAAGCCCGGCCTCGGGGCCTATGAGCTGAAGCAGAAGTCGGCCTGA
- a CDS encoding C13 family peptidase, with translation MTGSSRRAWTALLAFGVVMAAGAPAVAQSRLSDWSGAVIAADWRTSGGEPIQAFDNARRDLTAGLLAAGLQRDRLYDATLRPDVAEPVTATEAIQGVAQVAAGATGGCLLYFTSHGSPEGMVFGADRTLNPTAMATLVRQLCEARPTVVVVSACFSGIFVDALAGPNRMVMTAARRDRSSFGCSEDATYPYFDGCVIEGLKTASDFIALANAARGCVKRREEAEGLSPGSEPQVSIGANMQFLLPTVRFEHPPG, from the coding sequence ATGACGGGATCGAGCCGGCGAGCGTGGACGGCCCTGCTGGCCTTCGGCGTGGTGATGGCGGCCGGGGCCCCTGCCGTCGCCCAGAGCCGGTTATCGGATTGGTCGGGTGCGGTGATCGCTGCGGACTGGCGGACCAGTGGCGGCGAGCCGATCCAGGCCTTCGACAATGCGCGGCGCGACCTGACGGCCGGACTGCTGGCGGCGGGTTTGCAGCGCGACCGCCTGTATGACGCGACCCTGAGACCCGACGTGGCCGAGCCTGTGACGGCGACCGAAGCGATCCAGGGCGTGGCACAGGTCGCGGCCGGGGCGACGGGCGGATGCCTGCTGTATTTTACCTCTCACGGCTCACCGGAGGGGATGGTGTTCGGCGCGGACCGGACGCTGAACCCGACGGCCATGGCGACCCTGGTGCGACAGTTGTGCGAGGCGCGGCCGACGGTGGTGGTGGTCTCGGCCTGCTTTTCCGGCATCTTCGTGGACGCCCTGGCCGGGCCGAACCGGATGGTGATGACGGCGGCGAGGCGGGACCGGTCGTCGTTCGGGTGCAGCGAGGACGCGACCTATCCCTATTTCGACGGCTGCGTGATCGAGGGGCTGAAGACGGCGTCGGACTTCATCGCCCTGGCCAACGCGGCGCGGGGGTGCGTCAAGCGGCGCGAGGAGGCGGAAGGGCTGTCGCCGGGGTCGGAGCCCCAGGTCTCGATCGGGGCGAACATGCAGTTCCTGCTGCCGACGGTGCGGTTCGAGCATCCGCCCGGATAG
- a CDS encoding EamA family transporter: MSLTFKPSPMAVAVASVVVCALIWGTTWYAITFQLGVVDPIASIVWRFGLASIVLFAMAKATGQSIRLSRFQHLCAAAQGILAFGASYALVYEAEMRVASAIVAVAFASMALMNLIMFRVVERQTAARPVWIGAGLGAVGVVVISAGELIGADLGPVGMVGIAMALGASVASTAGNYFAWKGQGRGTNVLPGTAWAMAYGVAGLALVGLLTGVHWTIDLSPAYIGSLLYLSVFGSVVAFGLYLNLGRSHGYTLASYIGALTPVIATVISLVFEGARFQWTVLAGLILVIAGQVLVIRAPKAP, from the coding sequence GTGTCCCTGACCTTCAAACCCTCTCCCATGGCCGTCGCCGTGGCCAGCGTCGTCGTCTGCGCCCTGATCTGGGGCACGACCTGGTATGCGATCACGTTTCAGCTCGGGGTCGTCGATCCGATCGCCTCGATCGTCTGGCGCTTCGGCCTGGCCTCGATCGTCCTGTTCGCGATGGCCAAGGCGACCGGACAGTCGATCCGGCTGTCGCGGTTCCAGCACCTGTGCGCCGCGGCCCAGGGCATACTGGCCTTCGGGGCCAGCTACGCCCTGGTCTATGAGGCCGAGATGCGCGTCGCCTCGGCCATCGTCGCCGTCGCCTTCGCCAGCATGGCCCTGATGAACCTGATCATGTTCCGCGTGGTCGAGCGCCAGACCGCCGCGCGGCCCGTCTGGATCGGCGCCGGTCTTGGGGCCGTCGGTGTCGTGGTCATCTCGGCGGGTGAACTGATCGGCGCGGACCTGGGTCCCGTCGGCATGGTCGGCATCGCCATGGCCCTGGGTGCCTCGGTCGCTTCGACCGCCGGAAACTATTTCGCCTGGAAGGGGCAGGGCAGGGGCACGAACGTCCTGCCGGGCACGGCCTGGGCCATGGCCTACGGCGTCGCCGGTCTGGCGCTGGTCGGACTGCTGACCGGGGTGCATTGGACGATCGACCTCAGCCCGGCCTACATCGGCTCGCTGCTGTACCTGTCCGTGTTCGGTTCGGTCGTGGCGTTCGGCCTGTACCTGAACCTCGGCCGCTCGCACGGCTATACATTGGCCAGCTACATCGGGGCCCTGACCCCGGTCATCGCCACGGTGATCTCCCTCGTTTTCGAGGGCGCGCGGTTTCAGTGGACGGTGCTGGCCGGTCTGATCCTGGTCATCGCGGGCCAGGTCCTGGTCATCCGCGCACCGAAGGCGCCCTGA
- a CDS encoding aldehyde dehydrogenase: MSLSNQTLVRPSGATFQRLSPMTGQVASEAPAASVADASAAVDAAQAALSAWSSMGPNERRAMLHKAAVALESKADAFVEAMQNEIGATEGWARFNLMLAAGMVREAAALTTQIGGEVIPSDKPGCIAMALREPAGVVLGIAPWNAPIILGVRAIAVPLACGNTVVLKASETCPRTHSLIVEAFADAGFPAGVVNVVTNAPADAGEVVGALIDHPAVRRINFTGSTAVGRIVAKRAAEHLKPVLLELGGKAPFVILDDADLDEAVKAAAFGAFMNQGQICMSTERIIVVDAVADVFIEKFGAKVATMAVGDPREGKTPLGAVVDLKTVQHVEGLVADALAAGAVSVTGGPSTGVLMPATVVDRVTPSMRLFSEESFGPVVAVTRARDEAHAVELANDTEYGLSASVFTRDIARGLKIAKQIKSGICHVNGPTVHDEAQMPFGGTKGSGYGRFGGKAGIDAFTELRWITIETQPGHYPI; encoded by the coding sequence ATGTCTCTGTCCAATCAGACTCTCGTTCGCCCGTCCGGCGCAACCTTCCAGCGGCTGAGCCCCATGACTGGGCAGGTGGCTAGCGAGGCTCCTGCGGCGTCCGTCGCCGATGCGTCGGCGGCGGTGGATGCCGCTCAGGCCGCCTTGTCGGCATGGAGCAGTATGGGCCCCAACGAGCGTCGCGCGATGCTGCACAAGGCTGCGGTCGCGCTGGAATCCAAGGCCGATGCCTTCGTTGAGGCGATGCAGAACGAGATCGGCGCGACGGAGGGCTGGGCCCGGTTTAACCTCATGCTTGCCGCGGGCATGGTCCGCGAGGCGGCCGCGCTGACAACCCAGATCGGCGGCGAAGTGATTCCGTCCGACAAGCCCGGCTGTATCGCCATGGCGCTGCGTGAACCGGCCGGGGTCGTCCTGGGAATCGCGCCCTGGAATGCGCCGATCATCCTTGGCGTGCGGGCGATCGCCGTGCCGCTGGCGTGCGGCAACACCGTCGTGCTGAAGGCCTCGGAGACCTGCCCGCGCACCCACTCCCTGATCGTGGAGGCCTTCGCCGATGCGGGCTTCCCCGCGGGCGTCGTCAATGTGGTCACGAATGCTCCCGCCGACGCCGGCGAGGTGGTCGGAGCGCTGATCGATCATCCGGCCGTGCGACGCATTAACTTCACGGGATCGACCGCCGTCGGTCGGATTGTGGCCAAACGGGCCGCCGAACACTTGAAGCCCGTGTTGCTGGAGCTGGGCGGCAAGGCTCCGTTCGTGATCCTGGACGATGCGGACCTGGACGAGGCGGTCAAGGCGGCCGCCTTCGGGGCCTTCATGAACCAGGGCCAGATCTGCATGTCGACCGAGCGGATCATCGTCGTCGATGCCGTAGCCGATGTCTTCATCGAGAAGTTTGGGGCCAAGGTCGCGACCATGGCGGTCGGTGATCCCCGCGAGGGCAAGACGCCCCTGGGCGCCGTCGTCGATCTGAAAACCGTCCAGCATGTCGAGGGCCTGGTGGCCGACGCACTGGCCGCCGGCGCGGTCAGCGTGACTGGAGGACCCTCGACCGGAGTGCTGATGCCGGCCACAGTCGTCGATCGGGTTACCCCGTCCATGCGGCTGTTCAGCGAGGAGAGCTTCGGGCCTGTAGTCGCCGTAACCCGCGCCCGCGATGAGGCCCACGCCGTCGAACTGGCCAACGACACGGAATACGGCCTGTCGGCTTCGGTCTTCACGCGCGACATCGCGAGGGGGCTGAAAATCGCCAAACAGATCAAGTCGGGCATCTGTCATGTCAACGGCCCGACCGTTCACGACGAGGCCCAAATGCCGTTCGGTGGAACCAAGGGCTCAGGCTACGGCCGGTTTGGAGGCAAGGCCGGAATCGACGCATTCACAGAGTTGCGCTGGATCACGATCGAGACTCAGCCGGGCCACTATCCCATCTGA
- a CDS encoding ClpXP protease specificity-enhancing factor SspB, whose product MAEQTPVDEMNYDALAQDALRGVVRLALERAQSPSGIPGEHHFYITFKTRAKGVSVPPDVIAKYPDEMTIVLQHQYWDLAVEPDLFSVMLKFGGMPKVLTVPYTAVTRFYDPSVKFLLQFEPPETPAEPVLTLTEAPKPTEPRPSGDGDGPKVVSLDQFRKK is encoded by the coding sequence ATGGCGGAACAGACCCCGGTCGACGAGATGAACTATGACGCGCTGGCGCAGGATGCGCTGCGCGGCGTGGTCCGCCTGGCGCTGGAGCGGGCGCAGAGCCCCAGCGGCATCCCCGGCGAGCACCATTTCTACATCACCTTCAAGACCCGGGCGAAGGGCGTCAGCGTGCCGCCCGACGTCATCGCCAAATACCCCGACGAAATGACCATCGTGCTGCAACACCAGTACTGGGACCTGGCGGTCGAGCCGGACCTGTTCTCGGTCATGCTGAAGTTCGGCGGGATGCCCAAGGTGCTGACCGTGCCCTATACGGCCGTGACTCGGTTCTATGACCCCAGCGTGAAGTTCCTGCTGCAGTTCGAGCCGCCCGAAACGCCGGCCGAGCCGGTCCTGACCCTGACCGAGGCCCCCAAGCCGACCGAACCCCGGCCGTCGGGCGACGGTGACGGCCCCAAAGTCGTGTCGCTGGACCAATTCCGCAAGAAATAG
- a CDS encoding Coq4 family protein — protein MTTVEFSDDFGRVRPQKLRPLKALAAFRRLIRDKEDTAQVFEIMRALSGRSIARGYARMLASIEGGRQAFLRDELALKLDDPVWLAAFAPGTVGAAYREFRETRGFTADGLAEVEREVIPFTDAPHPHLWYSRRLRDVHDIWHVLTGYGTDALGEACVVSFSYGQTQNLGFGFIGWGAAREIHRENASIPARKAVLQAWRHGRAARWLPALDYEALFAEPLVAARSRLGLRPATVYAAVPQETLLALKLRAA, from the coding sequence ATGACCACCGTCGAATTCTCGGATGATTTCGGTCGGGTGCGGCCACAGAAGCTGCGTCCGCTCAAGGCGCTCGCCGCCTTCCGCCGCCTGATCCGCGACAAGGAGGACACCGCTCAGGTGTTCGAGATCATGCGCGCCCTCAGCGGCCGCTCGATCGCCCGGGGCTATGCGCGGATGCTGGCCTCGATCGAGGGCGGTCGCCAGGCTTTCCTACGCGACGAGCTGGCACTGAAACTCGACGATCCGGTCTGGCTTGCGGCCTTCGCGCCCGGCACGGTCGGTGCCGCCTATCGCGAGTTCCGCGAGACGAGGGGCTTCACGGCCGACGGCCTGGCCGAGGTCGAACGCGAGGTCATTCCCTTCACCGACGCGCCGCATCCGCACCTCTGGTATTCGCGCCGCCTGCGCGACGTGCATGACATCTGGCACGTGCTGACGGGGTACGGCACGGATGCGCTGGGCGAGGCGTGCGTAGTCTCCTTCTCCTACGGCCAGACGCAAAATCTCGGCTTCGGATTCATCGGCTGGGGCGCCGCGCGCGAGATCCACCGCGAGAACGCCTCCATCCCGGCCCGCAAGGCGGTGCTTCAGGCCTGGCGGCACGGCCGCGCCGCGCGCTGGCTCCCGGCCTTGGACTACGAGGCCCTGTTCGCCGAACCGCTGGTGGCTGCACGCTCCCGCCTCGGCCTGCGTCCCGCCACGGTCTATGCCGCCGTGCCCCAGGAAACCCTGCTGGCCCTCAAGCTGCGCGCCGCCTGA